In Massilia sp. METH4, the genomic window CGACGGCCTGATCGCCGCCATTCCCGAGCGGCACCGCCTCGGCACGTCGAACCCCACGTTCCGCGGCAATACCGTGATCCCGGAAGGGCAGGCCAGCAGCACCGCCGTGCTGTCGCGGCCCGACGGGGTGCTGATCCAGGACCTGCCGTTCACGATCCAGCTGAAGAAATTCCATATCGATTTCTACAGCACCGGCATGCCCAAGCTGTTCGCCAGCGACGTGCAGGTGCGCGACAACGCCACCGGCGAAACGAAGGATGCCACGATCGAAGTGAACAAGCCCTTCATCTGGAAGGGCCTGGCCGTCTACCAGGCCAGCTTCGAGGATGGCGGCAGCAAGCTCAAACTCACGGGCTTCCCCATGCAGGGCACGCAACACGGCAAGCTGGCGTTCGACGGTACCGTCGGCACGGCCACGAAGCTGGACGATGCCAACACGATCGAATGGACCGACTTCCGTCCGTTCAACGTCGAAAACACGGCAAACCAGGATGTGCGGGCCGTGAAGCAGGGCGAGAAACTGTCCAGCGCCTTCGCGCAGGGCCTGGACAAGCACCTGGGTTCGGCCGCCAAGAACGCCAACAACAAGGACTTGAAGAACGTGGGCCCCAGCGTGCAGTACAAGATCCGCGACAAGACGGGCCAGGCGCGCGAATTCCAGAACTACATGCAGCCGGTCACGCTGGAGGGCGTGCCGATGTTCCTCTCCGGCGTGCGGGCCAGCCCGGCCGACCAGTTCAGCTACCTGCGCATTCCGGCCGACGACGAGCACAGCGTGCGCGACTGGATGCGCCTGCGCGCCGCCCTGCACGACCCGGCGCTGCGCGAGCGCGCCGCGAACGCCTATGCCGCGCGCATGTCGCCCGCCAGCGGCCGCAACGACACCGTGCAGTCGCAGCTCGCCCTGTCCGCCTTGAAGAGCCTGGAGATCTTCGCCGGCGACAAGGAAGCGGGCGGCTACATGTCGGTCAGCCGCTTCCTGGAAAAGGTGCCGCAGGCCGAGCAGGAAAAGGCGGCCGACATCTTCATGAAGATCCTCAACGGCTCGCTGTGGGAGCTGTGGAACGTGGCGCGCGAGCGCGACGGCATGGCCGCCATCGTGCCGGACGAACCGCATGCCCGCTGGCTGCAACTGGCCATGAATGCCCTGTCCGACAGCTTCTTCTACGGCGCGCCTGTGTACCTGCAACTGGACGAGTTCGAGCAGGTGAAGGCTTCGGTATTTCAGATTACCCGTTCGCCGGGCAAGTCGGTCGTCTACCTCGGCTGCCTGCTGCTGGTGCTGGGCGTGTTCGCCATGTTCTACATCCGTGAGCGGCGGCTGTGGGTGTGGGTGAAGGCGGAGGAGGGCGCCACGCATGCACTGATGGCGATGAGCACGCAGCGCCGCACGCTCGACTTCGACCGGGAATTCGACGAACTGAAGGAAAAACTGCCGCAAACGGCGTAAGCTGCGGGAAACAAGCAGGAGAGACAATCATGGATATCAGCCAACAGCAACCCTACAAACAACCCTACACGGCCGCGCCGGGCTACTTCCGCCGGCTGTCGGCCTTCGACTGGCTGTACGGGCTGGCGCTGCTGGCAGGCGCGCTGTTCGCGCTGAACCGCTACGGCGCCTACATGGACGTGTACGAGAAAGCGATCCTGCTGCTGTCCGTGCCCACCTTCGCGGCGCTGGGCTGGCACTGGAAGCCGCTGCGCCCGTTGATGCTGGCGGTCGCCGTGCTGTCGCTGGGCGCCTTGAGCATGTACGGCGGCAGCCTGGAATCGGCCGACAAGCGCTTCTGGCTGCGCTACATGCTGTCGAGCCAGTCGGCGATCCTGTGGATGAGCGTGTTCTTCGCGCTGTCCACGCTGTTCTACTGGATCGGCCTGGTGTCGAAATCGGCGGCCGGCGGCGCGATCGGCGCGCGGCTGTGCTGGGGCGGCGTGCTGCTGGGCTGGGTCGCGATGATGGTGCGCTGGTACGAGTCCTACCTGATCGGGCCGGACGTGGGTCATATCCCCATCTCGAACCTGTACGAAGTGTTCATCCTGTTCTGCCTGATCACGGCGATGTTCCACCTGTACTACGAGGCGCGCTACGCGACGCGCCAGCTGGGCCCGTTCGTGATGCTCATCATCTCGGCCGCCGTCGGCTTCCTGCTGTGGTACACGGTGTCGCGCGAGGCGCACGAGATCCAGCCGCTGGTGCCGGCCCTGCAAAGCTGGTGGATGAAGATCCACGTGCCGGCCAACTTCATCGGCTATGGCACGTTCGCGCTGGCGGCCATGGTCGCCACGGCCTACCTGCTGAAGTCGCACGGCTACCTGGTCGACCGCCTGCCGTCGCTGGAATTGCTGGACGATGTCATGTACAAGTCGATCTCGGCCGGCTTCGCCTTCTTCACGATCGCCACGATCCTGGGCGCACTGTGGGCGGCCGAGGCGTGGGGCGGCTACTGGTCGTGGGACCCGAAGGAGACCTGGGCGCTGATCGTGTGGCTGAACTATGCGGCCTGGCTGCACATGCGCCTGATGTCCGGCCTGCGCGGCCGCGTGGCCGCCTGGTGGGCACTGGTCGGCCTGCTGGTCACCACGTTCGCCTTCCTGGGCGTGAACATGTTCCTGTCGGGGCTGCACTCCTACGGCAATCTTTGAGGACGGACTTAATTCTGTCCTAAACGAATGGGTTCCGGGATTGGTGTAAGGTTCGTATCACGTTACCCACCCGGAGCCGTCATGTTGATCAAGCGTTCCCCCAACGGCATCGATCTGCCGTTTTCCTTCGAAATCACGCCGCGCCACGTGTTCGAAGCGCGGCGCAGCTTCATCCGGCAGGTGGCCGCCGGCACGATCGCCAGCGGCGCGCTGATGGAGATGCTGTCGCGCGAGGCCTTCGCGCAGGGCGCGGGCCAGAAGCTGGCCGCGAAGCTCAATCCCGCCTGGTCGGCGCTGGACAAGCAGACACCCCGCAAGGACGCGATCAGCTACAACAATTTCTACGAATTCGGCACCGACAAGAGCGACCCGGCCGAGAATGCCCATACCCTGCGCACCCGGCCGTGGACGGTGGCGATCGAGGGCGAGGTGAAAAAGCCGATGACGCTCGACATCGACTCCCTGCTGAAGCTGGCGCCGCTGGAAGAGCGCGTGTACCGGCTGCGCTGCGTGGAAGGATGGTCGATGGTGATCCCATGGGTCGGTTATTCGTTCTCGGAAATCATCAAGCGCGTGGAGCCGACGGGCAACGCCAAGTTCGTGGAGTTCACCACGCTGGCCGACCGGCAGCAGATGCCCGGCGTGCGCAGCCGGGTGCTGGACTGGCCCTATGTGGAGGGCTTGCGCCTCGACGAGGCGAACCACCCGCTCACGCTGCTCACGCTGGGCATGTATGGCGACGTGCTGCCGAACCAGAACGGCGCGCCGGTGCGCATCGTGGTGCCGTGGAAGTACGGCTTCAAGTCGGCCAAGTCGATCGTGAAGATCCGCTTCACGCGCGACATGCCGCGCACCGCATGGAACAGGTCCGCGCCCTCCGAGTACGGCTTCTATTCGAACGTGAATCCCGACGTGGACCACCCGCGCTGGTCGCAGGCTTCCGAGCGGCGCATCGGCGAGGATTCCTTCCTGTCCCGCAAGCGCAAGACGCTGATGTTCAACGGGTACAGCGACGTGGCGTCGCTGTACACCGGCATGGACTTGAAAAAATGGTACTGAGCCACCCTTCCGCCCGGCAGGTCACGGCGATCAAGGCGCTGGTGCACGTGCTGGCGCTGGTGCCGCTCGCCCGTCTCGTGTACCTCGTGTTCACCGACGCGCTGGTCGAGCCGCTGCAATACATCACGCACTCGACGGGCGACTGGACCTTGTACTTTCTGTGCATCACCCTGGCCGTCACGCCGCTGCGCCGGCTGTCGTCGTGGAACTGGCTGCTGAAGCTGCGGCGCATGCTGGGCTTGTACGCCTTCTTCTACGGGCTGCTGCACTTCACCACCTTCCTGTGGTTCGACCATTTCTTCGACGTGGCCGCCATGCTGAAGGACGTGGCGAAGCGCCCGTTCATCCTGGTCGGCTTCATCGCCTTCGTGCTGCTGGTTCCGCTGGCGGCGACGAGCACCAACGCGATGGTGAAGCGGCTGGGCGGCAAGAACTGGCTGTGGCTGCACCGGCTGATCTACGCGATCGTGCCGCTGGGCGTGCTGCACTACTGGTGGATGAAGGCCGGCAAGAACGACCTGGCGCAGCCGATGCTGTTCACGGCCATCGTGGCCGTGCTGCTGCTGATGCGGGTGTGGTGGGCGCGGCAGAAAAGCAAAGCGCCGGCTCGCGCCAGCGCCTGAGGTCTTGGTGTCGTACACCTTTCCCGGGGCCTCATCCGGGGAAGGTGTACGACACCGGTTTTCCCCGACCAAATCAGCGGATCACGCTCTCCAGCGCAAACAACTCCTCCGCCTTCTCGCGCCGGCGTACCAGGTGCACCTGGCCGCCATCGACGATCACCTCGGCGGCGCGGCCGCGGGTGTTGTAGTTGGAAGCCATCGTCATGCCGTAGGCGCCGGCCGTCTTCATCACCAGCAGGTCGCCGGCTTCGACCGGCAGCTCGCGCTCGCGCGCCAGCCAGTCGCCGGATTCGCAGATCGGGCCGACCACGTCGAACACGGCGCCGGCGGCGTTTTCCTGTGCTTCGCGTTTCACCACCGGCTGCATGTCCATCCACGCCTGGTACAGGGCGGGGCGGGCCATGTCGTTCATCGCCGCGTCGACGATACAGAAGTTCTTTTCCTCGCCGTGCTTGATGAACTCCACCTTGGTCAGCAGCACGCCCGTGTTGCCGACGATCGAACGGCCCGGCTCGAAGATCACCTTGATCGTCTTGCCGCCGTGCTTCTCGGCGCGCCATGCCTGCACGCGCTGGAACACGCGGTTCACGTAGTCGCCGGCCGGGGCGGGCTGGTCTTCACCGGCCACGCCATAGTCGATGCCCAGGCCGCCGCCGATATCGAGGTGGTGCAGGTGGATGCCCTCGGCCGCCAGCATGTCGATCAATTCGATCAGGCGGTCCAGCGCTTCCAGCAGCGGGGTATCGTCCAGCAGCTGCGAGCCGATATGGCAATCGATGCCCACCGGTTCCAGGTTCGGCAGCTGGGCGGCGGTGCGGTAGGTGGCCAGCGCGTCGTCGAAGGCCACGCCGAACTTGCTGGCCTTCAGGCCGGTGGCGATGTACGGGTGGGTCTTCGGATCGACGTTCGGATTCACGCGCAGCGAAACGCGCGCCTTCTTGCCCATCGCCCCCGCCACCTCGTTCAGGCGGTGCAGTTCGGGGATCGATTCGACGTTGAAGCACAGGATGTCGTGCCCGAGCGCCAGGCGCATCTCTTCCACGCTCTTGCCCACGCCCGAGAAGATCACCTTGCGCGGATCGCCGCCAGCGGCGATCACGCGCAGCAGTTCCCCGCCGGACACGATGTCGAAGCCGGCCCCGCGGCGGGCCAGCAGGTCGAGGATCGCCAGGTTCGAGTTGGCCTTCATCGCATAGCACACGAGCGCGTCGCGCCCGGCGCACGCGTTCGCATACGCATCGAAGTTTTCCAGCAGCTGGGCCTTGGAGTAGACGTAGGTCGGGGTGCCGAACTGTTCGGCGATGGCGGGCAGCGCGACGCCCTCGGCATGCAGCACGCCGTTCTGATAGTCGAAATGGGACATTGGTTTACTGTTGTGATGCGGGAGGAGTCGAAGGAACCGGGGCGGAAGGCGGCGCCACGCCGGGCTTGCCGGCGGTCGTGTCCTTCTTGACCGGGCGCTCGGGCATGTACAGGGCACCGGTCTGGCCGCACGCGGACAGCAGCACGGCAATCAGCATGGAAACAAGGACACGCGCTGGAGTGGACTTCACGATTAGAATCTCGTTATTACCGAAACCTTGGAGTGTAGCATGACCGAAACCGAATTCCTGGACCTGGCCGACAGCACGCTGAACGCGATCGAAGCCGCGCTGGACCGCCTGAACGACGACAACCGGCTCGACGTCGAATGCAGCCGCAGCGGCAACGTGCTGGAGATCGAATTCCTGCACAACGGTTCCAAGGTCATCGTCAACAGCCAGGCCGCGATGCAGGAACTATGGGTCGCCGCGCGCTCCGGCGGCTTCCACTACCGCCGCGTCGGCGACCGCTGGGTCGACACCCGCGACGGCACCGAGCTGTTCGACGCCCTGTCGCAGATCGCCACCGAACAGTCGGGCGGCTCGCCGGTAATTGTCAGCGAGAACCCCTGATGCACAAAAACCGGTGACAGGCTCCGGTCTTTCATCGGTCACGCCAGCCGATCATCGGCGATGCGGTAGTGCGGGTCCTCGAAGGCGTCCACCTCGACCATGCCCTTGGCATTGGTGAGGATTTCCAGGCAATCCGGCGATAAATGCCGCAGGTGCAGCGTCTTGCCCACCTGCTGGTAGCGCGCGGCGAGGGCGTCGATGGCTTCCACGGCCGAGTGGTCCACGACCCGGGCATCGCGGAATTCGATCACCACGTGTTCCGGATCGTTCTTCGGGTCGAACAGCGCGGTGAAATTCGCCACGGAGGCGAAGAACAGCGAGCCCTTCAGCGTATAGACCTTCCCGCCGCGCGCGTCCATCGACACCTCGGCGCGGATTTCCTTGGCGTGCTGCCAAGCGAAGACGAGGGCGGCAAACACCACGCCTGCCAGCACGGCGACGGCGAGGTCCGTCAGCACGGTGATCGCGGTGACGCCCACCACGATCACGGCATCCTGCCGCGGGATTTTCCTCAAAGCTTGCAGGCTCCCCCAGGCGAAGGTCTTTTCGCACACGACGAACATCAGCCCCACCAGCGCGGCCAGCGGAATCATTTCGATCCAGCGCGACAGCAGCACGATGAAGCCCAGCAGGAACACGGCCGCCGTGATGCCGGAAATGCGGTGCCTTGCGCCGTTGTTGATGTTGATCATGCTCTGGCCCACCAGCGCGCAGCCTCCCATCGAAGCGAACAGGCCGCTGATGACATTGGCCAGTCCCTGCGCCAGGCTTTCGCGGTTCGGCCTGCCGCGCGTGTCGGTGATGGCGTCGATCAGGTTCAAGGTCAGCAGCGTTTCGATCAGGCCGATGGCGGCCAGGATCAGCGAATACGGCAGCACGATGCGCAGCGTTTCCAGCGTCAGCGGCACCTCCGGTACGTGGAACGCGGGCAGGCCGCCGGCGATCGAACCCATGTCGCCGACCGTCTTCGTGTCGATGCCGAGGGCCGCCACCAGACCCGAGACGATCAGGATCGCCGCCAGCGACGCCGGCACCGCCTTCGTCAGCCGCGGCAGCAGGTAGATGACCGCCATCGTCAGGACGACGAGCGCCAGCATCGTCCACAGCGCCTCGCCGTGCAGCCATTGCCCGTTCATCTTGAAGTGGCCGAACTGGGCGATGAAGACGACGATCGCCAGGCCGTTGACGAAGCCGAGCATCACCGGG contains:
- the cyaY gene encoding iron donor protein CyaY; translation: MTETEFLDLADSTLNAIEAALDRLNDDNRLDVECSRSGNVLEIEFLHNGSKVIVNSQAAMQELWVAARSGGFHYRRVGDRWVDTRDGTELFDALSQIATEQSGGSPVIVSENP
- the ccsB gene encoding c-type cytochrome biogenesis protein CcsB, with protein sequence MDISQQQPYKQPYTAAPGYFRRLSAFDWLYGLALLAGALFALNRYGAYMDVYEKAILLLSVPTFAALGWHWKPLRPLMLAVAVLSLGALSMYGGSLESADKRFWLRYMLSSQSAILWMSVFFALSTLFYWIGLVSKSAAGGAIGARLCWGGVLLGWVAMMVRWYESYLIGPDVGHIPISNLYEVFILFCLITAMFHLYYEARYATRQLGPFVMLIISAAVGFLLWYTVSREAHEIQPLVPALQSWWMKIHVPANFIGYGTFALAAMVATAYLLKSHGYLVDRLPSLELLDDVMYKSISAGFAFFTIATILGALWAAEAWGGYWSWDPKETWALIVWLNYAAWLHMRLMSGLRGRVAAWWALVGLLVTTFAFLGVNMFLSGLHSYGNL
- the msrP gene encoding protein-methionine-sulfoxide reductase catalytic subunit MsrP; amino-acid sequence: MLIKRSPNGIDLPFSFEITPRHVFEARRSFIRQVAAGTIASGALMEMLSREAFAQGAGQKLAAKLNPAWSALDKQTPRKDAISYNNFYEFGTDKSDPAENAHTLRTRPWTVAIEGEVKKPMTLDIDSLLKLAPLEERVYRLRCVEGWSMVIPWVGYSFSEIIKRVEPTGNAKFVEFTTLADRQQMPGVRSRVLDWPYVEGLRLDEANHPLTLLTLGMYGDVLPNQNGAPVRIVVPWKYGFKSAKSIVKIRFTRDMPRTAWNRSAPSEYGFYSNVNPDVDHPRWSQASERRIGEDSFLSRKRKTLMFNGYSDVASLYTGMDLKKWY
- a CDS encoding cytochrome c biogenesis protein ResB, whose product is MSTTTTGIRLNTRRTAVNEAFELLSSMRFAIALLVMIAISAIIGTVMQQNQPMTNYVNQFGPFWFDVFDKLGLYAVYSTWWFLVMMGILVVSTSLCIVRNAPKMVKDMRSWRENVREQSLRNFHHKAEWQSPLGADALAGQLAQRLVHAGYQAKVVQKENGLLVAAKRGAANKFGYIFAHSAIVIICVGGLLDSDIPIRVQQWALGKTPFTGDGLIAAIPERHRLGTSNPTFRGNTVIPEGQASSTAVLSRPDGVLIQDLPFTIQLKKFHIDFYSTGMPKLFASDVQVRDNATGETKDATIEVNKPFIWKGLAVYQASFEDGGSKLKLTGFPMQGTQHGKLAFDGTVGTATKLDDANTIEWTDFRPFNVENTANQDVRAVKQGEKLSSAFAQGLDKHLGSAAKNANNKDLKNVGPSVQYKIRDKTGQAREFQNYMQPVTLEGVPMFLSGVRASPADQFSYLRIPADDEHSVRDWMRLRAALHDPALRERAANAYAARMSPASGRNDTVQSQLALSALKSLEIFAGDKEAGGYMSVSRFLEKVPQAEQEKAADIFMKILNGSLWELWNVARERDGMAAIVPDEPHARWLQLAMNALSDSFFYGAPVYLQLDEFEQVKASVFQITRSPGKSVVYLGCLLLVLGVFAMFYIRERRLWVWVKAEEGATHALMAMSTQRRTLDFDREFDELKEKLPQTA
- the lysA gene encoding diaminopimelate decarboxylase yields the protein MSHFDYQNGVLHAEGVALPAIAEQFGTPTYVYSKAQLLENFDAYANACAGRDALVCYAMKANSNLAILDLLARRGAGFDIVSGGELLRVIAAGGDPRKVIFSGVGKSVEEMRLALGHDILCFNVESIPELHRLNEVAGAMGKKARVSLRVNPNVDPKTHPYIATGLKASKFGVAFDDALATYRTAAQLPNLEPVGIDCHIGSQLLDDTPLLEALDRLIELIDMLAAEGIHLHHLDIGGGLGIDYGVAGEDQPAPAGDYVNRVFQRVQAWRAEKHGGKTIKVIFEPGRSIVGNTGVLLTKVEFIKHGEEKNFCIVDAAMNDMARPALYQAWMDMQPVVKREAQENAAGAVFDVVGPICESGDWLARERELPVEAGDLLVMKTAGAYGMTMASNYNTRGRAAEVIVDGGQVHLVRRREKAEELFALESVIR
- a CDS encoding SulP family inorganic anion transporter; the protein is MSGLKNAQLRTDVLSGITVSLALVPEAIAFALLAHVSPLTGLYAAFIVCLVTSALGGRPGMICGAAGALAVVMTSLVVTHGPEYLFAAVVLMGVFQLLFAALRLGKFIRMVPHPVMLGFVNGLAIVVFIAQFGHFKMNGQWLHGEALWTMLALVVLTMAVIYLLPRLTKAVPASLAAILIVSGLVAALGIDTKTVGDMGSIAGGLPAFHVPEVPLTLETLRIVLPYSLILAAIGLIETLLTLNLIDAITDTRGRPNRESLAQGLANVISGLFASMGGCALVGQSMININNGARHRISGITAAVFLLGFIVLLSRWIEMIPLAALVGLMFVVCEKTFAWGSLQALRKIPRQDAVIVVGVTAITVLTDLAVAVLAGVVFAALVFAWQHAKEIRAEVSMDARGGKVYTLKGSLFFASVANFTALFDPKNDPEHVVIEFRDARVVDHSAVEAIDALAARYQQVGKTLHLRHLSPDCLEILTNAKGMVEVDAFEDPHYRIADDRLA
- a CDS encoding lipoprotein, translated to MKSTPARVLVSMLIAVLLSACGQTGALYMPERPVKKDTTAGKPGVAPPSAPVPSTPPASQQ
- a CDS encoding protein-methionine-sulfoxide reductase heme-binding subunit MsrQ, whose protein sequence is MVLSHPSARQVTAIKALVHVLALVPLARLVYLVFTDALVEPLQYITHSTGDWTLYFLCITLAVTPLRRLSSWNWLLKLRRMLGLYAFFYGLLHFTTFLWFDHFFDVAAMLKDVAKRPFILVGFIAFVLLVPLAATSTNAMVKRLGGKNWLWLHRLIYAIVPLGVLHYWWMKAGKNDLAQPMLFTAIVAVLLLMRVWWARQKSKAPARASA